From Nonomuraea helvata, a single genomic window includes:
- a CDS encoding IS1182 family transposase — MSFVEGRLAPNSIYTVLHRECRNLFPDEMFADLFAEDGRRSVPPMIVAVVMVLQRLEGLSDREAVDRFAFDVRWKYAAGGLDFDHPGFVHTVLVDMRARLAASDRPDRIFERTVEVAARAGLIGRKRVLDSAPIYDAVATQDTITLIRSAIRGVLRASDRELRVALRAVISSGDAYTDLGKPVIDWTEQAEREALIDSRARDGFALLAVLDGRKVAEEVDQAARLLATVLGQDLQHGEDGVFRIARKVAKDRVISTVDAEARHGRKTVERSFDGYKGHIAEDPDSEIITATRVTAGNVGDAEPAAELLADLLSEQAEQAEQAEHAEQAEQAEVYGDAAYGTGPMLAKLDRAQIEAMVKTQPSSAPGGRFTKDAFTVDLEAGRVICPNQIVKEIRWHRNGSGVAAFGSACAGCPLRERCTTAKDGRDINLSPHEAHLARGRANSADPGWLARYRATRPKVERKIAHLMRRRHGGRRARMRGTTKVDADFSLLAAAVNLARLAVLGVTSTSTGRWAATMA, encoded by the coding sequence GTGAGTTTTGTCGAGGGTCGGCTGGCGCCGAACTCGATCTACACGGTGCTGCACCGTGAGTGCCGGAATCTGTTTCCGGACGAGATGTTCGCCGACCTGTTCGCTGAGGATGGGCGCCGGTCGGTGCCGCCGATGATCGTGGCGGTGGTGATGGTGCTGCAGCGGCTGGAGGGGCTGTCGGATCGCGAGGCGGTGGATCGGTTCGCCTTCGATGTGCGGTGGAAGTACGCCGCCGGCGGGCTGGACTTCGACCATCCAGGGTTCGTGCACACCGTGCTGGTGGACATGCGGGCCCGGCTGGCCGCCTCCGACCGGCCAGACCGGATCTTCGAGCGGACCGTGGAGGTGGCCGCCCGGGCCGGGCTGATCGGCCGCAAGCGGGTGCTGGACTCGGCACCGATCTATGACGCGGTGGCCACCCAGGACACCATCACGCTGATCCGCTCGGCGATCCGGGGCGTGCTGCGCGCCTCCGACCGGGAGTTGCGGGTCGCGCTGCGGGCGGTGATCTCCAGCGGGGACGCCTACACCGATCTCGGTAAGCCGGTCATCGACTGGACCGAACAAGCGGAGCGGGAGGCGCTGATCGACTCGCGGGCCCGCGATGGGTTCGCGCTGCTAGCCGTGCTGGACGGACGGAAGGTGGCTGAGGAGGTCGATCAGGCGGCACGATTGCTGGCCACCGTGCTCGGCCAGGACCTGCAGCACGGCGAGGACGGGGTGTTTCGGATCGCCCGCAAGGTGGCCAAGGACCGTGTCATCTCCACCGTCGATGCCGAGGCGCGACACGGCCGCAAGACGGTGGAGCGCTCGTTCGACGGATACAAAGGCCACATCGCCGAAGACCCCGACAGCGAGATCATCACTGCCACCCGGGTGACGGCAGGCAACGTGGGCGATGCCGAACCGGCCGCCGAACTCCTGGCTGACCTCCTGTCCGAGCAGGCCGAGCAGGCCGAGCAGGCCGAGCACGCCGAGCAGGCCGAGCAGGCCGAGGTTTATGGTGATGCCGCCTACGGCACCGGGCCGATGCTTGCCAAGCTCGACCGGGCGCAAATCGAGGCGATGGTCAAGACGCAGCCCTCCAGCGCGCCCGGAGGTCGCTTCACCAAGGATGCCTTCACCGTCGATCTGGAGGCCGGGCGGGTGATCTGCCCGAACCAGATCGTCAAGGAGATCCGCTGGCATCGCAATGGCAGTGGCGTGGCGGCCTTCGGCTCCGCATGCGCGGGATGCCCGCTCCGGGAGCGGTGCACCACCGCCAAGGACGGCCGCGACATCAACCTCAGCCCGCACGAGGCACACTTGGCCCGGGGCCGGGCCAACAGTGCCGATCCCGGCTGGCTGGCCCGATACCGCGCCACCCGGCCCAAGGTCGAACGCAAGATCGCGCATCTGATGCGGCGACGGCATGGCGGACGCCGCGCCCGCATGCGCGGCACCACCAAAGTCGACGCGGACTTTTCTTTGCTGGCCGCCGCTGTCAACCTGGCACGCCTGGCGGTGCTCGGCGTTACTTCCACCTCAACCGGGCGATGGGCAGCGACAATGGCCTGA
- a CDS encoding SsgA family sporulation/cell division regulator, whose protein sequence is MNSTTVSAELGLRLVVPDRTTVPLLAGLSYTADDPYAIRMAFHVGNDEPVEWIFARELLTVGIVRRVGDGDVQVWPARADGERTLHISLTSPFGQALFEVPLAPLTEFLHRTYEKVPAGRETDYMDLDAELTNMLWPS, encoded by the coding sequence ATGAACAGCACCACCGTCTCCGCCGAGCTTGGCCTTCGGCTTGTGGTCCCCGACCGTACTACCGTCCCCCTGCTCGCCGGACTGAGTTATACAGCCGACGATCCGTACGCCATCCGCATGGCCTTCCACGTAGGGAACGACGAACCGGTCGAGTGGATCTTTGCCCGTGAGTTGCTGACCGTGGGCATCGTGAGGCGTGTCGGCGACGGCGACGTCCAGGTGTGGCCCGCGCGTGCCGATGGCGAGCGGACGCTCCATATCAGTCTCACGTCCCCCTTCGGTCAGGCGCTCTTCGAAGTGCCGCTGGCACCCCTCACCGAGTTCCTCCACCGTACGTACGAGAAGGTCCCGGCAGGGCGGGAGACCGACTACATGGACCTGGACGCCGAGCTGACCAACATGCTCTGGCCGTCCTGA